The Hornefia porci genome contains the following window.
CAGGCGAGACTTATCCCCGCGTGGTGAAGACCAGGCGCATACGCAAGGACGGCAACCGTTATTTCGGACCATACAGCGATGCGGGCGCGGTGAATGAGATCGTGGATCTGTTCAATTCCACCTATGCGCTGAAACGGTGCCCGGCGCAGAAATTTCCGAAGAGCCACAGACCGTGTCTGAACTACTTCATCGGTCAGTGTCAGGGGATGTGCTGCCCGAAGGACCACGAGGTGAACCGGGAAGAGTACATGAAGAACATCGATGAGATCATGCAGTTCCTGTCAGGGAAGGACAAACCGCTGCTCCGGAGACTGACGGACAGAATGCAGGCCGCCTCGGAAACCATGAACTATGAGGAGGCGGCCCGATGGAGGGACGCCATCCGCGCGGTGAAGGCTTTGTCAGAGACGCAACGGGTGACGATGATTACCGATAAGGACATGGATGTTGTTCTGGCGGTCAAGGATGAGGAACGGTCTTTTGTTGTGCTGTTTCCGGTGCGGGACGGAAAGCTCAGCGGCCGGGAGACCTTCCAGATTCAGACGGATGCGGAGGACACGCGCCGGGACATGGTGGCGGAGTTCATCAAGCAGTATTACAGCCAGTGGGCGGTGGTTCCGCCGGAAATTCTGATCGAGGAAGAGCTGCCGGAGCACGCGCTTCTGGAGGAATTCCTGAGCAGAGAAGGGCGGCGGGTGCACCTCACGGTCCCCAGGCGGGGAGACAAGCGGGCGCTGCTGAATCTGACCCGCAGGGACGTCGCGGAGATGACCAAGACGCTGGCGGTCCGTGCGGAAACAAAGAGAGAACGGCAGGACGCGGTACGGCTGGAGATGGATGCGGTTCTGGAGGCGGCGGGGAATCCGCGGCAGAACAGAGATGAGCCGGTCCGGGTGGAATCCTATGATATCTCCAACACCAACGGAGTCGACAGTGTCGGCGCGATGGTGGTTTTCAGCGGAATAGATAAAATACGGAGGGATTACCGGCGCTTCAAGGTCCGGACTGTAGAAGGACCGGATGACTACGGCAGTCTGCAGGAAATTTTGTACAGGAGATACAAAAGAGCGGTGGACGGGGATCCCGGTTTCATCCGTCTTCCGGATATCATCATGATGGACGGCGGGCTGGGACAGGTTCACGCCGCTCAGACGGTTCTGAACGCCATGAAGCTGAATATTCCGGTAGTGGGGATGGCCAAGGATGACCATCACCGGACGAGGGCGCTGGTGTTCGGAAACGGAGACGAAATGGATCTGCGGCAGCATCCGGTGCTGTTCCGGTACGCCGGAACAGTTCAGGAGGAAGTGCACCGGTTTGCCATCGACTATCACCATCAGCTGCATGGGAAAAACTCCATGCACTCGGCGCTGGATGACATTCCCGGAGTGGGTCCGAAACGGCGTAATGAACTTCTGTACCACTTCAAAACCATCGACGCGATCCGCGGCGCGACGGAGGAGGAACTGAGCAGGGTCCCTTCAGTCACAGAGCAGGTGGCCAGAAACATCTATGAATATTTTCACTGAATTCTTGCGTCTGCCGCCGTAAGATGTTATAGTTAAAAAGTATTCATTTACTTAAACTTTGGAGGACAATGATATGGCTGAAAATAAAAAGAATAATACGCAGGCGCCGGAAGAGGAAGAGATGGAGGTCATCACTCTGGAATTTGACGACGGTGAGAAGGCGGACTGCGAGATCATGGGAATCTTCGACTACAACGGTAAGGATTACGTGGCGCTGATTCCGGACGACGGAACGGACGACGTATGGATTTACGGGTATGAGGAGGATGAGGAAGGCGCGTTCGAGCTCATCGATATCACCGATGACAAACTGTTCGAAGCGGTTGCCCGGGAATTCGAATCCATTATGGAGGATCCGGAGGAAAACGAGGAATAGAACGAGATTCGATGTACAGAATGCACCCGCGATATGCAGGTGCATTCTGTTGCGTTGGAGAGTCCGGCGCATGACTGTCATTTCCGTTTGCGGAATACCCGTTTCAGAAACAGCCAGGAAAAATATGTACAGAGGACGAGGCCACAGAATACATAGGAATCGTGGTGGCCTCTAAAAAGCAGGCTCAGAAGCGCAAGATCAAAGACGACGAAACTGATCCCGAACCAGAATTCTTTTTTGTAAAACATAGAAAACTCCTTTAAATAATTTCAACTCAAGTATATCACAGATTGGAGCGATAGAAAATGGAAAATTATGATATCGTCATCGTCGGCGCAGGCGCCAGTGGCGTATTTATGGCTTATGAACTGACGAAGCTTGATAATAATGCCCGGGTTCTGATGCTGGACCGCGGAGCACCGCTGGAGAAGCGAATCTGCCCGGTTAAGCTGGGAAAAACAAAGGTCTGCGTCAAATGTGATCCCTGCCACATCATGAACGGTTACGGCGGCGCCGGAACGCTGTCCGACGGGAAGTACAATCTGACGACGCAGTTCGGGGGAGAACTGCACCAGTACATCGGCGTGGAGAAGGCGATGGAGCTGATGGAGTATGTGGATGAAGTGCTCTGCTCCATGGGCGGCGAGGACGCCCGGCTGTATTCCACCGCGAGTACGGATCTGAAAACGGAGTGTCTCAAATATGACCTGCATCTGCTGGAGGCCCGTGTGCGCCACCTGGGAACGGATCGCAATGTCCGCATACTGGGGAAAATTTACGATTATATCCGGGATCGTGTCGATATGAAATTCTACACTGTAGTGGATTCCATCGACCGGAACGGAGACGGGAGCTTTGTGGTGACCACGTCGGACGGAGATCAGTTCCGGGCAGAGGACGTGGTGCTGGCGACCGGGCGCAGCGGTTCCGCCTGGATGGAGAGGATCTGTGACCGTTTTCAGGTTCCCCAGAAGAAGAACCGTGTCGATATCGGCGTTCGCGTGGAGCTGCCCGCAGAGATATTCCGCCACATTACCGATGAAGTGTATGAGAGTAAAATCGTTTATCAGACGGAAAAATACAACGATCTGGTGAGAACCTTCTGCATGAATCCATACGGCGAGGTCGTTTCGGAGAACACCAACGGAATTGTCACGGTGAACGGGCACAGCTATGCAGATCCGTCGCTGCTCTCTGAGAACACCAACTTCGCGCTGCTGGTTTCAAATAAATTCACCGAGCCGTTCCGCGACAGCAACGAATACGGTCAGGCGATCGCCAGCCTCTCCAATATGCTGGGAGGAGGCGTTCTGATGCAGCGCTTCGGCGATCTGGTGAAGGGAAGGCGGAGCAGCGAGCGGCGTATGGAGAAATGCTTCACCCGGCCGACTCTCGCCGCAACGCCGGGAGATCTGAGTCTGGTGATGCCCAAGCGCCAGATGGATGATATCATTGAAATGATTTACGCGCTGGACAAAATCGCACCGGGCACGGCCAATGAGGATACGCTCCTGTACGGAATAGAGGTCAAGTTCTACAATTCCAGAGTGGAGGTGGACGACCGTCTGATGACGAAGATTCCGAATCTCTATGCGCTGGGCGACGGCTCCGGCGTCACTCATTCACTGTCCCAGGCGTCGGCCTCCGGCGTTTACGTTGCCAGACTGCTGGCAGAAAAATATTCGCGGTCGTAACGGATCCATGCTCCGGCTCCGGCACGAAGCGCGGCAGGATCATCGGCTTTCGCGCATGCTGAACCGGTTCCGTCCCGCTCTGCGCGGAGCGCGGAGAGACCGGTCTGCCGCGCGGAGCTGATCTGCGCGCCGCGCCGGATTTTGTGAAGGAAGGGGGACGCATGCATATACCTTCGCTGGTCACGGACCTGGCGATGATGCTCATCGTGGCAGGCATCGTCAGCATCATTTTCCGGAAACTGAATCTGCCCGTTATCCTGGGCTACATCCTGGCAGGCTTCATTACAAGCCCGTATTTTCCCATGTTTTTCAGCGTGGAGGATAAGCAGACCATCAACGCTCTCAGCGAGCTGGGCGTAATCATCATCCTGTTCCATATCGGACTTGAATTCGATTTTCACAAGCTGCTGAGCGTCGGGAGCACCGCGATCGTCACCGCGATTGTCAAGATGTCCGGAGTGCTTGCGGTGGGGTACTGCTTCGGAACGATGATCGGGCTGTCGCGGATGAACAGCGTCTTTCTGGGAGCAATGCTTTCCATCAGCTCTACGGTGGTGATCCGGAAGGCCTTCGATGAACTGGGCGTCGCCGGCGAAAAATACACGTCTCTCGTAATGGGCACGCTGATCATGGAGGATCTGTTCGGGGTATTCATCATGGTGATTCTGTCCTCCCTCGCGGTGGGGCAGAATACCGGCGGGACGGAGCTGATGATCCATCTGGGACTGATGGGCTGCTATCTGGTGGTCTGGCTGCTGCTGGGGATTTTCCTGCTGCCGACGTTCCTGAATAAGATTATGGCGTTGATGAACCGGGAGATGCTGGTGGTGCTGTCTCTGGGGATCTGTTTCTGTATGGCGCTGATCGCCAGGAGCCTCGGATTCTCTGTGGAGCTGGGTGCGTTTCTGGCGGGGTCGCTGTTTGCGGGAACAAAGCACGCTGAAGAGGTGGAGGAATCCACCTCTGCGATAAAGGACATGTTCTCCGTCATCTTCTTCCTTTCTGTTGGAATGCTGGTGGACCCGTCTGTAATCGCTGAACAGTGGACCTCGATTCTGCCGATCGCGATAATTGCAGTTCTGGCCAAGCTGGTCTTCGCGACGCTGGGCATGGTTTTGTCCGGGCAGAGCCTCGGAACGGCGATCCGCAGCGGATTCAGCCTGGCGCCCATCGGCGAGTTCTCCTATATCATCGCATCTCTGGGAATTTCTCTGGGGGTGATGGACAGCTATCTGTATCCGGTGATTGTGGCGGCTTCGGTGCTGACGACGCTGATCACTCCGGTGCTGATCCGGAATTCCGGAAGGTTTACCGGATTTCTGCGGGGGCATCTGCCGGAAAAGGTGCTGGACAAGATGACACAATATTCCTCCAGCGAGCAGGATAAAGAGGAGAAAATTCCGGACTGGGGCGTGTGGCTTCGTCAGTATTTTCAGAGTCTGCTGCTGTACGGGACGATTATGCTGGTTGCGGCCATCGCCGGCGTTCATCTGGCTGCACCCGCATTGGAGCATCTGACAAACGGCGTCTGGGCCGGCGTGATTTCCTGCGGTGGCATCTACGTGGTCATCGCGCTGTTCCTGCGTCCGATGCTGAAGTTTCACGACAAAGTATTCACCCGCCTGTGGCTCGACAGTAAAGCCAACCGGCCGCCTATGGTGCTTCTGATCTGTATCAAGGTGATCCTCATCGCCGTCATTGTGTTCTATCCGATTCATCAGATGTTCGGCGCGCACCGGTCTATTCTGTTCATCGCGGTTCTTGCGGCGATACTCGTTCTGAGCAAAACAGACTTCATCACCACCTCTTATCTGGAGATGGAGACCCGGTTCCTGCGGAATCTGAATGAAAAAACCATTCACCGCCTTCAGCAGGAAAACGGACAGCAGGAATGGCTGAATGAGGATATTAATATCTTTTCATATTTTGTTCCGGAGGATGCGCCATATATCGGAAAACGGCTGAGTGAGCTGGAGTGGGGCAGACGTTACGACGTGCTGGTTGTAAAGATCCGCAGAGGAGAAAGGTCGATCCTGCTTCCGCAGGGCAGTGTGCCGGTGCAGGCGGGGGATAAGCTGTACGTTGTAGGCAATCTCGCCGCTGTCTGCAACCTGCACAAAGCGCTGGACATCGATCCTCCCAGGAGGATCCGCACGCTCAGGGCCTTCATGGAGACCGATTATCCTGACACGGAGAACGCGCTGGCTTGCCTGGCCATTCAGGTTACCGGATGCGAGCCGTACTGCGGCCAGTCGATTATGAATACGCAGATTCTGAACA
Protein-coding sequences here:
- a CDS encoding NAD(P)/FAD-dependent oxidoreductase: MENYDIVIVGAGASGVFMAYELTKLDNNARVLMLDRGAPLEKRICPVKLGKTKVCVKCDPCHIMNGYGGAGTLSDGKYNLTTQFGGELHQYIGVEKAMELMEYVDEVLCSMGGEDARLYSTASTDLKTECLKYDLHLLEARVRHLGTDRNVRILGKIYDYIRDRVDMKFYTVVDSIDRNGDGSFVVTTSDGDQFRAEDVVLATGRSGSAWMERICDRFQVPQKKNRVDIGVRVELPAEIFRHITDEVYESKIVYQTEKYNDLVRTFCMNPYGEVVSENTNGIVTVNGHSYADPSLLSENTNFALLVSNKFTEPFRDSNEYGQAIASLSNMLGGGVLMQRFGDLVKGRRSSERRMEKCFTRPTLAATPGDLSLVMPKRQMDDIIEMIYALDKIAPGTANEDTLLYGIEVKFYNSRVEVDDRLMTKIPNLYALGDGSGVTHSLSQASASGVYVARLLAEKYSRS
- a CDS encoding cation:proton antiporter, whose protein sequence is MHIPSLVTDLAMMLIVAGIVSIIFRKLNLPVILGYILAGFITSPYFPMFFSVEDKQTINALSELGVIIILFHIGLEFDFHKLLSVGSTAIVTAIVKMSGVLAVGYCFGTMIGLSRMNSVFLGAMLSISSTVVIRKAFDELGVAGEKYTSLVMGTLIMEDLFGVFIMVILSSLAVGQNTGGTELMIHLGLMGCYLVVWLLLGIFLLPTFLNKIMALMNREMLVVLSLGICFCMALIARSLGFSVELGAFLAGSLFAGTKHAEEVEESTSAIKDMFSVIFFLSVGMLVDPSVIAEQWTSILPIAIIAVLAKLVFATLGMVLSGQSLGTAIRSGFSLAPIGEFSYIIASLGISLGVMDSYLYPVIVAASVLTTLITPVLIRNSGRFTGFLRGHLPEKVLDKMTQYSSSEQDKEEKIPDWGVWLRQYFQSLLLYGTIMLVAAIAGVHLAAPALEHLTNGVWAGVISCGGIYVVIALFLRPMLKFHDKVFTRLWLDSKANRPPMVLLICIKVILIAVIVFYPIHQMFGAHRSILFIAVLAAILVLSKTDFITTSYLEMETRFLRNLNEKTIHRLQQENGQQEWLNEDINIFSYFVPEDAPYIGKRLSELEWGRRYDVLVVKIRRGERSILLPQGSVPVQAGDKLYVVGNLAAVCNLHKALDIDPPRRIRTLRAFMETDYPDTENALACLAIQVTGCEPYCGQSIMNTQILNKGHCMILGIQKNGYPVVMPDPHLTIRKDDVIWVMGSNNNVGRLAAFSVCPL
- a CDS encoding DUF1292 domain-containing protein, coding for MAENKKNNTQAPEEEEMEVITLEFDDGEKADCEIMGIFDYNGKDYVALIPDDGTDDVWIYGYEEDEEGAFELIDITDDKLFEAVAREFESIMEDPEENEE
- the uvrC gene encoding excinuclease ABC subunit UvrC; this translates as MFDIRENLKKLPDTPGVYMHKDRLGQVIYVGKAVSLRSRVRQYFQKSYQSTSPKVRALAANIAEFEYITCSSEMEALILECNLIKKYMPKYNVLLRDDKTYPYIMVTTGETYPRVVKTRRIRKDGNRYFGPYSDAGAVNEIVDLFNSTYALKRCPAQKFPKSHRPCLNYFIGQCQGMCCPKDHEVNREEYMKNIDEIMQFLSGKDKPLLRRLTDRMQAASETMNYEEAARWRDAIRAVKALSETQRVTMITDKDMDVVLAVKDEERSFVVLFPVRDGKLSGRETFQIQTDAEDTRRDMVAEFIKQYYSQWAVVPPEILIEEELPEHALLEEFLSREGRRVHLTVPRRGDKRALLNLTRRDVAEMTKTLAVRAETKRERQDAVRLEMDAVLEAAGNPRQNRDEPVRVESYDISNTNGVDSVGAMVVFSGIDKIRRDYRRFKVRTVEGPDDYGSLQEILYRRYKRAVDGDPGFIRLPDIIMMDGGLGQVHAAQTVLNAMKLNIPVVGMAKDDHHRTRALVFGNGDEMDLRQHPVLFRYAGTVQEEVHRFAIDYHHQLHGKNSMHSALDDIPGVGPKRRNELLYHFKTIDAIRGATEEELSRVPSVTEQVARNIYEYFH